The proteins below are encoded in one region of Amycolatopsis magusensis:
- a CDS encoding Fpg/Nei family DNA glycosylase translates to MPEGHTLHRLARLHKRRYGGAPVEVSSPQGRFAAEASVVDGQVLKTAEAHGKHLFHDYGPHGIVHVHLGLYGTFGEAKLPAAEPVGQVRMRLVGRTHWTDLRGPTRCELLTEEQADAIKARLGPDPLRRDAKPEQAWDRISNSRTSIAALLMDQSVLAGVGNVYRAEVLFRHGVAPMLPGKALDRALWDEMWADLVVLMKDGVRVGRIDTVAHEHRPEVTGRVPRNDRHGGEVYVYRRTGQPCLVCGTPVAFQELAGRKLYWCPTCQPS, encoded by the coding sequence ATGCCCGAGGGGCACACGCTGCACCGCCTGGCGCGGCTGCACAAGCGGCGCTACGGCGGTGCCCCGGTCGAGGTCTCCAGCCCGCAGGGCCGGTTCGCCGCCGAGGCGTCCGTTGTGGACGGTCAGGTGCTGAAAACCGCCGAGGCGCACGGGAAGCACCTGTTCCACGACTACGGTCCACACGGGATCGTGCACGTGCACCTCGGCCTGTACGGCACCTTCGGCGAGGCGAAGCTGCCCGCGGCGGAACCGGTCGGGCAGGTGCGGATGCGCCTGGTCGGCCGCACCCACTGGACCGATCTGCGCGGGCCGACCCGTTGTGAACTGCTCACCGAGGAGCAGGCCGACGCGATCAAGGCGCGGCTGGGACCCGATCCACTGCGCCGCGACGCCAAGCCCGAGCAGGCGTGGGACCGCATCTCGAACTCACGGACGTCGATCGCGGCGTTGCTGATGGACCAGTCGGTGCTGGCCGGTGTCGGCAACGTCTACCGCGCCGAGGTGCTGTTCCGCCACGGTGTGGCGCCGATGCTGCCCGGCAAGGCGCTGGACCGCGCGCTGTGGGACGAGATGTGGGCGGACCTGGTGGTGCTGATGAAGGACGGCGTGCGCGTCGGCCGGATCGACACGGTGGCCCACGAGCACCGGCCCGAGGTCACCGGCCGCGTGCCGCGCAACGACCGGCACGGCGGCGAGGTCTACGTGTACCGGCGCACCGGGCAGCCGTGCCTGGTCTGCGGTACGCCCGTCGCCTTTCAGGAGCTGGCAGGCCGCAAGCTCTACTGGTGCCCCACCTGCCAGCCCTCCTGA
- a CDS encoding C40 family peptidase has translation MSTASWPASGRKHRIGTVTAAFAVGAGAFLALPGTASATPAPAPVTASVPAPPEFSGTSHTEAAKPAGQSLVELAAEQQGKPYSYGATGPDSFDCSGLTQFVHRQLGIELPRTSRDQRAAVATVDRAAMQPGDLIFFANSGGSVYHVGIFAGDGQMWAAPESGDVVRLQQIWTDSYTVGRAW, from the coding sequence GTGTCCACCGCTTCGTGGCCGGCGTCCGGCCGCAAACACCGGATCGGCACCGTGACCGCGGCTTTCGCCGTCGGCGCCGGTGCGTTCCTGGCCCTGCCGGGCACCGCTTCGGCAACCCCCGCCCCCGCCCCCGTCACCGCCTCGGTTCCCGCTCCCCCCGAATTCAGCGGAACCTCCCATACCGAGGCCGCCAAGCCCGCCGGGCAGAGCCTGGTGGAGCTCGCGGCCGAGCAGCAGGGCAAGCCGTACAGCTACGGCGCCACCGGCCCAGACAGCTTCGACTGCTCCGGCCTGACCCAGTTCGTGCACCGCCAGCTCGGCATCGAACTGCCGCGGACCTCTCGCGACCAGCGCGCCGCGGTGGCCACCGTGGACCGCGCCGCCATGCAGCCGGGCGACCTGATCTTCTTCGCCAACTCCGGCGGCAGCGTCTACCACGTGGGCATCTTCGCCGGTGACGGCCAGATGTGGGCCGCGCCGGAGTCCGGTGACGTGGTCCGCCTGCAGCAGATCTGGACCGACTCCTACACCGTCGGCCGCGCCTGGTGA
- a CDS encoding class I SAM-dependent methyltransferase, with protein sequence MSTPGVFDGATADDYAEYRRGYRRTEIEFLAREFALRERSKVLDLGCGTGQLTVPLAAYAGCVLGLDPSADMLTHGRKRAKEAGVGNTAWLLGYDSDLADLDALLGEESLSLVTIGQALHWMAAETVFTTLWPLLEPGGGIAVIANGTPVWTQDEPWADALRETASKWLGPLRFPACGSSREERAAYAELLVRAGYTGVGEQRFDYREEAGIDEFIGSFYSAAPRDRLAAEQWELFDHDLRQALSAAQPDGRFCEAVPVRILIGRKPKG encoded by the coding sequence ATGAGCACGCCGGGCGTATTCGATGGGGCCACCGCCGACGACTACGCCGAATACCGCCGGGGTTATCGGCGGACCGAGATCGAATTCCTCGCGCGGGAGTTCGCCCTGCGCGAACGGTCGAAGGTACTCGACCTCGGGTGCGGGACCGGGCAATTGACCGTGCCATTGGCCGCATACGCCGGGTGCGTACTCGGGCTGGACCCGTCCGCGGACATGCTCACCCACGGCCGGAAACGGGCCAAGGAAGCCGGTGTCGGCAACACCGCGTGGCTGCTCGGTTACGACAGCGATCTCGCCGATCTCGACGCATTGCTGGGCGAGGAAAGCCTCAGTTTGGTGACCATTGGCCAAGCACTGCACTGGATGGCCGCCGAAACGGTGTTCACCACGCTCTGGCCCCTGCTCGAGCCCGGCGGCGGAATCGCGGTGATCGCCAACGGGACCCCGGTGTGGACGCAGGACGAGCCCTGGGCGGACGCCCTGCGCGAGACCGCGTCGAAGTGGCTCGGCCCGTTGCGCTTCCCGGCCTGCGGGAGCAGCCGGGAGGAACGCGCCGCCTACGCGGAACTGCTGGTCAGGGCCGGGTACACCGGCGTCGGCGAGCAACGGTTCGACTATCGCGAAGAGGCCGGTATCGACGAGTTCATCGGTTCCTTCTATTCGGCCGCGCCCCGCGACCGGCTGGCCGCGGAGCAGTGGGAACTGTTCGACCACGATCTTCGCCAGGCACTGTCCGCCGCGCAACCGGACGGCCGATTCTGCGAAGCCGTACCGGTGCGAATACTGATCGGGCGTAAACCGAAGGGGTGA
- a CDS encoding AAA family ATPase produces MSKAVYLLTGISAAGKSTVAQELAESLPSAVHLRGDLFRKMVVTGRHEMSAEPTPEAIAQLRLRYRLAASCADEYFEAGFSVVYQDVILGPYLNEVLGMLRSRPLIVVVLAPDPAVVGERERGRAKSAYVGYTPEMMDAELRRNTQQFGLWLDSSRQTPAETAAEILSRGWREGQVP; encoded by the coding sequence ATGTCGAAAGCCGTCTACCTCCTCACCGGCATCTCCGCCGCTGGCAAGTCCACCGTCGCCCAGGAACTCGCCGAATCGCTGCCGTCCGCGGTGCACCTGCGGGGTGATCTCTTCCGCAAGATGGTGGTCACCGGCAGGCACGAGATGTCGGCCGAACCCACTCCGGAGGCGATCGCGCAGCTCCGGCTGCGTTACCGGCTCGCCGCCTCCTGTGCCGACGAGTACTTCGAAGCCGGGTTCAGCGTGGTCTACCAGGACGTCATCCTCGGCCCGTATCTGAACGAGGTGCTCGGCATGCTGCGCAGCCGGCCGCTGATCGTCGTGGTGCTCGCGCCCGATCCGGCCGTGGTGGGCGAGCGCGAACGCGGCCGGGCCAAGAGCGCGTACGTGGGTTACACGCCCGAGATGATGGACGCCGAACTCCGCCGGAACACCCAGCAGTTCGGGCTCTGGCTCGATTCGTCACGGCAAACCCCTGCTGAGACGGCTGCGGAGATCCTTTCCCGCGGCTGGCGGGAGGGCCAGGTGCCGTAG
- a CDS encoding transcriptional regulator, translated as MNGELDPVIHAQARLRVTVALAALADGDSISFPRLQDLLGMTAGNLSTHLRKLEDAEYVEITKTHQRRTPVTYVSLTRRGRLAFEDYTATLKALLNGSE; from the coding sequence ATGAACGGGGAACTGGACCCGGTCATCCACGCGCAGGCCCGGCTCCGGGTGACGGTCGCGCTGGCGGCGCTCGCCGACGGCGACTCGATCTCCTTCCCGCGGCTGCAGGACCTGCTGGGCATGACCGCCGGGAACCTGTCGACGCACCTGCGCAAGCTCGAAGACGCGGAGTACGTCGAGATCACCAAGACCCACCAGCGCCGCACCCCGGTGACCTACGTGTCGCTCACCCGGCGCGGGCGGCTGGCCTTCGAGGACTACACGGCGACGCTGAAGGCGCTGCTGAACGGGAGCGAGTGA
- a CDS encoding ATP-binding cassette domain-containing protein: MRPIEVSALTKRYGRTTALDGVDLNVEKGQVYGLLGRNGAGKTTLMRTLLGLVRPGSGTVRVLGHAPGDPAVFRRVGALIEGAAFYPHLTGRDNLRLLARYSALPESEVDKALARVGLMDRAGDRYRGYSQGMKQRLGVASALLGSPELVVLDEPANGLDPASMAALRQLIRDMEGTVLLSSHLLGEVAQVCDRVGVLRDGRLVSTARWRN; this comes from the coding sequence ATGAGACCCATCGAGGTCAGCGCGCTGACGAAGCGCTACGGGCGCACAACCGCGCTCGACGGCGTCGACCTGAACGTGGAGAAGGGGCAGGTGTACGGGCTGCTGGGCCGCAACGGGGCGGGCAAGACCACCTTGATGCGGACGTTGCTCGGCCTGGTCCGGCCGGGCTCGGGCACCGTGCGCGTGCTCGGGCACGCGCCGGGTGACCCCGCCGTCTTCCGCCGCGTCGGCGCGCTGATCGAGGGCGCGGCCTTCTACCCGCACCTGACCGGCCGAGACAACCTCCGCCTGCTGGCACGGTATTCGGCGCTGCCGGAGTCCGAAGTGGACAAAGCGCTGGCGCGGGTCGGGCTGATGGACCGGGCCGGTGATCGGTACCGCGGTTATTCGCAGGGCATGAAGCAGCGGCTCGGCGTGGCGTCGGCCCTGCTGGGCTCGCCGGAACTGGTGGTGCTCGACGAACCGGCGAACGGGCTGGACCCGGCGAGCATGGCGGCGCTGCGGCAGCTGATCCGGGACATGGAGGGGACGGTGTTGCTGTCCAGCCACCTGCTCGGCGAGGTGGCGCAGGTCTGCGATCGCGTCGGTGTTCTGCGTGACGGGCGGCTGGTTTCGACGGCACGCTGGCGGAACTGA
- a CDS encoding ABC transporter permease codes for MSTVAVRAELFALRRHPALFIVSGIWFVQILGFSYLLVYLMRGGLSSSDSEALLGALLPAGLDRYILGGLPAFGGPMALILGVILSTSDYRWDTLRTLLMRRPSRISFLGGKFFTVFVASFALSAATLLASLVGSMGVAVASGRSFALPGPGPVLLVFAAIWLVLTAWAATGFAVGILVRNVGAGIGVGLLVTVVLDQLSAPAASLPVVDALRTGLLGANSGSLAVAFGVREAPGVVETTSGPVAALVLAAYVAGSFAVAAAIFRRRDVG; via the coding sequence ATGAGCACCGTCGCGGTCCGCGCCGAACTCTTCGCGCTTCGCCGTCACCCGGCGTTGTTCATCGTCAGCGGCATTTGGTTCGTTCAAATCCTCGGGTTCAGCTACCTGCTGGTTTACCTGATGCGGGGCGGACTGTCCTCATCGGACTCGGAGGCGTTGCTCGGCGCGTTGCTGCCCGCCGGGTTGGATCGTTACATCCTCGGCGGCCTGCCGGCGTTCGGCGGTCCGATGGCGTTGATCCTCGGGGTGATCTTGTCCACTTCGGACTACCGCTGGGACACGCTGCGCACGCTGCTGATGCGCCGTCCTTCGCGGATCTCGTTCTTAGGCGGGAAGTTCTTCACGGTGTTCGTCGCCAGCTTCGCGCTTTCGGCGGCGACGCTGCTCGCCAGCCTCGTCGGCAGCATGGGCGTGGCGGTCGCTTCCGGGCGGTCCTTCGCCCTGCCGGGCCCGGGCCCGGTGCTGCTGGTGTTCGCCGCGATCTGGCTGGTGCTCACGGCGTGGGCGGCGACCGGGTTCGCGGTCGGCATCCTGGTGCGCAACGTCGGTGCCGGGATCGGCGTCGGCCTGCTGGTGACCGTGGTGCTCGACCAGCTCTCGGCGCCCGCCGCGTCGCTGCCGGTGGTGGACGCGCTGCGGACGGGGTTGCTCGGCGCGAACTCCGGTTCGCTGGCCGTGGCGTTCGGGGTGCGGGAGGCGCCCGGCGTGGTGGAGACGACCAGCGGACCGGTCGCCGCGCTGGTGCTCGCGGCGTACGTGGCGGGGTCGTTCGCGGTGGCCGCGGCGATCTTCCGGCGACGTGACGTGGGATAG
- a CDS encoding TIGR03619 family F420-dependent LLM class oxidoreductase has translation MKFSLSVAMSPLDQLTELAVAAEESGFSSVVLPDSLFYSEEVSADYPYTPDGNRFWNEETPWADPLVAAAAMGAVTTNIEFYTSVLKLGSRNPVLLARQVNSVAALTGGRFGLGLGVGWSPEEFEWCGAPYARRGARVNEAIEVLRLILDGGMVEYHGEFFDFGKLRMSPTPPSRVPFYIGGHTEVALRRAAKYGDGWSSAMMKFDDLRSTISRLRELLAEAGRADVPFEYQAVCIDRFGVDGYRQQAEIGVTDVITMPWMFDGIGFDGELSAKKDSIRKFGDEVIAAVGEGR, from the coding sequence GTGAAGTTCTCCCTCTCGGTTGCCATGAGCCCGCTGGACCAGCTCACCGAGCTGGCGGTCGCGGCTGAGGAGAGCGGTTTTTCCTCGGTCGTGCTGCCGGACTCGCTGTTCTACTCCGAGGAGGTGTCGGCGGACTACCCGTACACCCCGGACGGGAACAGGTTCTGGAACGAGGAGACCCCGTGGGCCGACCCGCTGGTCGCCGCGGCGGCGATGGGCGCGGTCACCACGAACATCGAGTTCTACACCTCGGTGCTGAAGCTGGGTTCGCGGAACCCGGTGCTGCTGGCCAGGCAGGTGAACTCGGTGGCCGCGCTGACCGGCGGCCGGTTCGGCCTGGGACTGGGGGTCGGGTGGTCGCCGGAGGAGTTCGAGTGGTGCGGTGCCCCGTACGCCCGGCGCGGGGCGCGGGTGAATGAGGCGATCGAGGTGCTGCGCCTGATCCTCGACGGCGGGATGGTCGAGTACCACGGTGAGTTCTTCGACTTCGGCAAGCTGCGGATGAGCCCGACGCCGCCGTCGCGGGTGCCGTTCTACATCGGGGGGCACACCGAGGTCGCCCTTCGCCGCGCGGCGAAGTACGGGGACGGCTGGTCGTCGGCGATGATGAAGTTCGATGACCTGCGGTCGACGATCTCGAGGCTGCGTGAACTGCTGGCGGAGGCCGGCCGCGCGGACGTCCCGTTCGAATACCAGGCGGTGTGCATCGACCGGTTCGGTGTGGACGGTTACCGGCAGCAGGCGGAGATCGGGGTGACGGACGTGATCACCATGCCGTGGATGTTCGACGGCATCGGTTTCGACGGCGAGCTGTCGGCCAAGAAGGACTCGATCCGCAAGTTCGGCGATGAGGTCATCGCGGCCGTCGGGGAGGGACGATGA
- a CDS encoding nuclear transport factor 2 family protein → MSITVSWDTEADQPPARLAAWRSMQAVTRGAKEEWLALFAADATVEDPVGPSHFDPEGKGHHGQEGIAAFWDKAIAQVTRFEFTIRDSHAAGDEVANVGTITTYLPGNYRVDTDGVFVYRVGEDGLIRSMRAYWELDRAMATAREVKPD, encoded by the coding sequence ATGAGCATCACCGTCAGCTGGGACACCGAAGCCGACCAGCCACCCGCGCGCCTGGCCGCGTGGCGCTCGATGCAGGCGGTCACCCGCGGCGCGAAGGAGGAGTGGCTGGCCCTCTTCGCCGCGGACGCCACCGTCGAGGATCCGGTAGGCCCCTCCCACTTCGACCCGGAGGGCAAGGGCCACCACGGCCAAGAAGGCATCGCAGCATTCTGGGACAAGGCGATCGCCCAAGTCACCCGCTTCGAATTCACCATCCGCGACTCGCACGCCGCTGGTGATGAGGTCGCCAACGTCGGCACCATCACCACGTACCTACCGGGCAACTACCGCGTGGACACCGACGGCGTCTTCGTCTACCGCGTCGGCGAGGACGGCCTGATCCGCTCGATGCGCGCCTACTGGGAACTAGACCGAGCCATGGCCACCGCCCGCGAAGTGAAACCAGACTGA
- a CDS encoding NUDIX hydrolase has protein sequence MARRDYYYDPNAPAANSIAVAVSAFIQDDEGRILMIRRTDNDLYSIPGGQLELGETLTQAAVREVREETGIECEVTGLIGIYSNPNHVIAYDDGEVRQEFSICFRAKPTGGELRTSNESSEAKWIPQDNIPSLEVHPSIQKRLTDAKSISGSANYS, from the coding sequence ATGGCCCGCCGCGACTACTACTACGACCCGAACGCCCCGGCCGCGAACAGCATCGCCGTCGCCGTCTCCGCCTTCATCCAAGACGACGAAGGCCGCATCCTCATGATCCGCCGCACCGACAACGACCTGTACTCCATCCCCGGCGGCCAACTAGAACTAGGCGAGACGCTGACCCAAGCCGCCGTGCGCGAAGTGCGCGAAGAAACCGGCATCGAGTGCGAGGTTACCGGCCTCATCGGCATCTACTCCAACCCCAACCACGTCATAGCCTACGACGACGGCGAGGTACGCCAAGAGTTCTCCATCTGCTTCCGCGCCAAACCAACCGGCGGCGAACTACGCACCAGCAACGAGAGTTCAGAAGCAAAATGGATCCCCCAGGACAATATTCCCTCCCTTGAAGTTCATCCTTCCATTCAAAAGCGACTTACCGATGCAAAATCAATCAGTGGCAGCGCTAATTACAGCTAA
- a CDS encoding DUF5919 domain-containing protein, producing the protein MANERLRDALLRNGLDPEQVAKAVNVDPKTVERWITKGRTPYPKYRHKLAALARESESYLWPQAVAAERKAETAAAEVVSVFPHRNAIPADLWDRLIKDAGQTIEILVHAALFLVERPRFVKGLAKKAADGARIRLAFGDPEGDSVALRSEEEQLGEGTLAARIRNALAYYRPLVDVDGIEIRFHNTTLYNSIFRFDDEMIINTHVYGFQGAHAPALHLRRLSAGDLFETYSESFEAAWNSARPATF; encoded by the coding sequence ATGGCGAACGAGCGGCTTCGAGACGCGCTCCTGCGCAACGGACTCGACCCCGAACAGGTCGCCAAGGCCGTCAACGTCGACCCGAAGACGGTCGAACGCTGGATCACCAAGGGACGCACGCCGTACCCCAAGTACCGGCACAAGCTGGCCGCCCTGGCGCGCGAGTCGGAGAGCTACCTGTGGCCGCAGGCGGTAGCCGCGGAACGCAAGGCCGAGACCGCAGCGGCCGAGGTGGTCAGCGTGTTCCCGCACCGCAACGCCATTCCCGCGGACCTCTGGGACAGGCTCATCAAGGACGCCGGCCAGACCATCGAAATCCTGGTCCACGCCGCGTTGTTCCTGGTAGAGCGACCCCGATTCGTCAAGGGCCTGGCGAAGAAAGCCGCCGATGGTGCCCGCATCCGGCTGGCGTTCGGTGACCCCGAAGGCGACAGCGTGGCCCTGCGCAGCGAGGAAGAACAGCTCGGAGAGGGCACGCTAGCCGCCCGCATCCGCAACGCCCTGGCTTATTACCGGCCACTTGTCGACGTGGACGGCATCGAAATACGGTTCCACAACACCACGCTCTACAACTCGATCTTCCGCTTCGACGACGAGATGATCATCAACACCCACGTCTACGGCTTCCAAGGCGCCCACGCCCCCGCCCTGCACCTGCGCAGGCTGTCAGCCGGGGACCTGTTCGAGACCTACTCCGAAAGCTTCGAAGCAGCCTGGAACTCCGCCCGCCCCGCCACCTTCTAG
- a CDS encoding nitroreductase family deazaflavin-dependent oxidoreductase, producing the protein MAVAADLDHATDSQWDWVAEQTRTYLASNGTEGHESNGVHTLVLATTGRRTGTPRRTCLIYGKAGEDFVVVASKDGADEDPAWFKNLRATPSVGVQAGTRRFTAHARVASPAEREPLWRQMAAIFPLYEEYAEKTDREIPIVLLTPAGS; encoded by the coding sequence ATGGCTGTCGCCGCCGACCTCGACCACGCCACCGACTCGCAGTGGGACTGGGTCGCCGAGCAGACCCGCACCTACCTGGCCTCGAATGGCACCGAAGGCCACGAGTCGAACGGCGTCCACACCCTGGTGCTCGCCACGACCGGCCGCAGGACCGGCACCCCGCGCCGCACCTGCCTGATCTACGGCAAGGCAGGCGAGGACTTCGTGGTCGTCGCCTCCAAGGACGGCGCGGATGAGGATCCGGCGTGGTTCAAGAACCTGCGAGCGACCCCGAGCGTCGGCGTCCAAGCCGGCACGCGCCGCTTCACCGCCCACGCCCGCGTCGCTTCGCCCGCTGAACGCGAGCCGCTGTGGCGCCAGATGGCCGCGATCTTCCCGTTGTACGAGGAGTACGCGGAGAAGACCGACCGGGAGATCCCGATCGTCCTACTGACCCCAGCCGGGTCCTGA